GCTCTGGGAAATGGCATACAGGGCGGCAATGGTGTGTCTATCGTCATAAATTCAAAATTCATTCGGTGTGTTCCTCCTTTTTCTTTGCTCGTTTGGATAAATAACGGGGGCAGTCAATCACAACCGCCCGGAAGCTCTGCTTGCACCCATGCTGGCATTTCCGGCATAATTCGTTGTAAGTGACACGCCCCCGGTCATTGAGGTAAAAGGAAAGCTCATGCTTCCGCTTTTTGCTCATTCTCGGCATGTTACGTTTCCTCCCGTTTTCGTGTATGGTTTCGGGGCGATTTTCGGCAAAATTACAGCCATAGAGCCGCTTAAAATCTCCCGAAGTCTCAGCGATAGGGTAGACTATCTCCCTATCAAATTGTCGTGTTTCGGTATCATTTCGGTGTCAGTTCGCCAGTTCTCCCCGGTGTCGTTCCTCCCCTGAATCTCACAGCGGCGTATCGCTCCCTTTGGTACGCTCGTTTCGGTCAGGGTTCCTCCATATCCCTGCCAAAAGTCATGGCGCTACATCGCCGGGGAAGCATATCCCACACAGGCTGGTCATTCGATTGGAATAATCCATCGATGAACTACCTGTATCATAGAACATTTTTGTGCCCTGTGCCGTATATCCACAAAGTAGGAATCAGGGGGAAAATCAGAAATTTCCACGATTGCGGAAAGTGTGATATAATCCAGTTAAACGGCAGAAATAAAACCACCGGAAAGGAGCGTGCGCCCATGAAAGTTGCAACAAGCATACAGGAACGCCTTTGGGAACTCCGCAAAGACAAAGGCTTAAATCTGGAAGAACTATCAAAGCTGACGGGCATTTCTAAATCAGCCCTTGGCAGTTATGAAAAAGAGGATTATAAGGAAATCAATCATGGCAACCTTATCACGCTGGCAGACTTCTATGGGGTTTCCGTCGATTATCTGCTGTGCCGGACAGAGAACAGGGAGCAGATCAACACGCCACTGACGGAGCTGCATTTGAACGATGAGATGGTGGCACTGCTGAAAAGCGGTCGGATTAACAACCGTCTGCTCTGCGAACTTGCCACCCATAAGGACTTTATCAAGTTTCTTGCGGACATTGAGATTTATGTGGACGGGATTGCCACCATGCAAATCCAAAATCTCAACTCCCTTGTTGATACCGTCCGGCATGAAATTATTGAACGGTATCGCCCCGGCGAAGATGACCCGCATTTGAAGGTGCTGCAAGCCGCACATATCAGTGATGATGAGTATTTCAGTCACATGGTTCTGGATGACCTCAACCTGATTATCCGGGATATTCGGGAATTCCACAAAAAGGACAGCGAGAGTGCGCCCCAAACTACCGTTGCCGATGAACTGAAAGAAAATCTGGAAGCGGTCGAAAATTTCAAGGGCAGTCGAGATGAAAAACTGGTTATCCTTTACTGCAAGCAGCTTGGTATCAACTATAAAAACCTGTCAGAAGAAGAATTTCGCTGGTTCATTCGTATTCTCAAAAAATCAAAGAAAATGGGAACGCCTATCAGCCAGAGGAAAAAACGGTAAAGGAAAACCGCTGTTGCATGGTTTGTTGGATTCCATGTAGCAGCGGTTTGTGCTGTGGTTATTATTTCATTCGTTTTCTTAATATTCGGCGATAATTTGTTTCTCCCTTTGGTGCGTCCTGTATAATTTCCAACACACCATCTTCAAGCATTTTATCAATGCGATTGGAAATCCATACATCACTAATTCCAAGTTGATATTTTCCTAAAACATTACCTATGACAATAGCCATTTTGAATTGCTCTGGCTGTTCCGCAATTTCACGAAGAATGAAACTATCATATATATCTTCTGAAACGCTTTGCAATTTACCATTTAACATTGCACGCAAAGGTGCATTTTCATTTTGAAGTTGATTCCATTTCATAGTACAAGCTGAAAGAAATACAGGATTAGCTTTCTCTTGTAGAGTTATATAGTTTCCCCATTCGCCAGGAGAGACCTCGCCCCATGCTATTTTGGATGTCATAGTATTTTCTTTTCCATATTCCCATGTAGGTAACTTAACCAAATAAATTGTTGTCTGGCAGTTTAATGGTTGAAGTTGTTTCATAAGCCAATACATACCACAAAGCTCATCTGGATTATAGCTATACCAAATGCGAATTTCTTCCCCAGCTACATATCGTTCAATCACTGAGGTCAATGTAGTTTTAATTTTCTGTATTTTTTCTTCAACCTGATAATCTAAATCCTCTACAAAGCAGACAGACAGCATTTTCTTGAAAATATTTTTCCGCTGTTCGCCAATTCCATTATCAGAAATATCTCCCACACTAAGAGCCATATCAAAACAATAAACATCACTGCTCTTGCCTCCCAATGGAATAGCATTCTCCCAAGCAATGCGTTCTTGTTCCTGTGCTTGAAGCTGTGCCTTTTTCATTTCATCTGAAGATGGAACACTCCCGTCTTCGTGCCTCATAAATATTGAAACAGCACTTCCTCTATACTTTCCCTTGCCGTAAGTTTGGGCAATTTTCAAACTTCCACAGGCACTTTCACCAAATACAATTTCAATCATCTTATATACCTCCGATTTAATTGCTCCCGTTATGAATAAATCATCTCATACAAAACAATTTCTTCTGCCCTGTTGTGAATGTTATTGCAACGCTGCACCCATTCCATTTGTCGGGTACACTTCAATTCCTCTGTCACGCCCTCGGTAGCTTTCATCTGCTCCATGATAGTGTCTAACCGTTTTTGTGCCTGTTCATTCAGGTCTGCAAGATATGTCAACAATTCTCCGGTCAGTATCAATGTATTCAATCTGGCTGGGTGGACTTCTCTTAAATATTCCCGGTGCATTCGTCCGTACTTTCCGATAGGGCGGTGTTCCTCCGGCAGTTTCAAGCCTGGAATGTAGTAATCTCCGACAAGGATATAATCAATTCCGTTTTCCGTTATTCTTGGTTTCAATTCGCTCATGTTCCTTACCTCCTGTGGAAGCAGGCTCGTCTGGTACTAACTCAATCACATCAGTAATCTCACAATTCAGAGTTTCACAGATACGGGCTAATGTATCCATGCTGATGTGCTTTCCCTCTTTGCTCATGTTGGCAATCATATTTGTTGTCATACCAGCAGCAAGCCTTAAATCCTCTTTTCTCATATCACGCTCTAACAGTGTGTGCCAGAGTGGTTTATAGCTGATGTGCATATTGTTTTCCTGCCTTTCTATCCATACCACCGGGGCGGTTGCCCCGGCAGGAACTTTTCTCTTATTATAACACCAATCTTGTGAAATCACAATTTATTCTTGTAGCCTGCCGCTGATACCGTCTGGATTGTGCATTCCCTTTCTTTTTGTTCCCTTTAATTAGCCATGAACTGTTTAATTCCCTGGGATTTTGCACCCGGGTTGTCGTTTCCATAACCTTCCATCAGGTTGATTACACCCCAGACACCAAGACCGGCACCGATTGCAACGACCAGTGTCTGAAGGATATTGATTGCACTGCTAAAAAAAGCCATAATCAAATGTATGAACAAACGCTTTTCTTATGGTCTGTAAGCGTTTGGCTCTACTCCTTTCCCTTTTATTCAGACCTTTTTGTACCCTTATCAGTAGTAGCAGGGTGCTCGAATTCTTTCTTTCATATCAGTCCTCACCTTCCTCAGCTTCAATCGCTGATACATCTTCTTGTGTTACAGTTACTTCATACATTTCAAATTCTGTATCTTTCGACATCACCAGTCGGTGTGCCAGATATTTTTCGACATCAAACGCATTATTCTTATTGAAATCGGCAAGCTCTTTGTACCGTTTGTGCTTTGTGATGTCATATTTGTTGCTTAAAAACGGCCGGACTCCACGAAGCTGTAAGATACATTTTTCTCCATCCATGACCGCCAGCTCATCTCTACTCATCAGTTCTTTTCCAGTCTTTTGATAGTTCAGTCCATAGGACCGATTGCTGCCTCTGGTGTCTGATGTGTTATAAAGATCAATGGTTTCCTTTCCCAGGGTTTCTGATATTTCTTTCAGTGTGGAGCTTTCCTTTCCGCCTAGGAAAAGAACGGTGTCACAGTTACCTGTGATCGTCTCAGCAGCATCCTTATAGATAGTTTTCAGCTGAGATTGTGACTGCAAGATGATAGAAGCGGAGATTTCCCTGCTTCGGATCGTAGCAATCAACTTGTCGAATTTTGGAATCTGTCCGATATTGCTGAACTCATCAAGAAGCAGCCGTACATGATAAGGGAGCCTGCCTCCATGCTCATCATCCGCTTTATCACAAAGCAAGTTAAAGAGCTGGGTGTACATGATCGCTACCACAAAGTTGAATGTATCATCGGTATCGCTGATGATGACAAACATGGCTGTTCTCTGATCACCGATCATATCCAGTTCCATTTCGTCATACGACATGATTTCTCTTAGTTCCTGAATGTCAAATGGTGCAAGTCTGGCACCACAGGAAATCAAAATCGATTTTGCAGTTTTGCCGGCCGCAAGCTTGTACTTGCGATATTGCCTTACTGCAAAGTGTTCCGGATTTTCTGCTTCCAGTTCTTCAAACAATTCATCCACTGCATTTTTAAATTCTTCATCATCCTCCCTGGTCTCACTGGCATTGATAAATTCCAACAAAGTAGAAAAGTTCTGTTCTTCCTCTGGTGCCTCATACCAGATGTATCCGATCAGTGCAGAATACAATAGACGTTCGGCCTTGACCCAGAAATCTTCCGTTGATTTTTCGCCCTCACCCTTGGTATTTGCGATAATGGTATTGACCAGCTTCAAGATATCTTTTTCACTCCGGATATAATGGAACGGATTGTAATGCATGGA
This Anaerobutyricum hallii DNA region includes the following protein-coding sequences:
- a CDS encoding helix-turn-helix domain-containing protein, coding for MKVATSIQERLWELRKDKGLNLEELSKLTGISKSALGSYEKEDYKEINHGNLITLADFYGVSVDYLLCRTENREQINTPLTELHLNDEMVALLKSGRINNRLLCELATHKDFIKFLADIEIYVDGIATMQIQNLNSLVDTVRHEIIERYRPGEDDPHLKVLQAAHISDDEYFSHMVLDDLNLIIRDIREFHKKDSESAPQTTVADELKENLEAVENFKGSRDEKLVILYCKQLGINYKNLSEEEFRWFIRILKKSKKMGTPISQRKKR
- a CDS encoding DUF3658 domain-containing protein produces the protein MIEIVFGESACGSLKIAQTYGKGKYRGSAVSIFMRHEDGSVPSSDEMKKAQLQAQEQERIAWENAIPLGGKSSDVYCFDMALSVGDISDNGIGEQRKNIFKKMLSVCFVEDLDYQVEEKIQKIKTTLTSVIERYVAGEEIRIWYSYNPDELCGMYWLMKQLQPLNCQTTIYLVKLPTWEYGKENTMTSKIAWGEVSPGEWGNYITLQEKANPVFLSACTMKWNQLQNENAPLRAMLNGKLQSVSEDIYDSFILREIAEQPEQFKMAIVIGNVLGKYQLGISDVWISNRIDKMLEDGVLEIIQDAPKGETNYRRILRKRMK
- a CDS encoding TnpV protein — its product is MSELKPRITENGIDYILVGDYYIPGLKLPEEHRPIGKYGRMHREYLREVHPARLNTLILTGELLTYLADLNEQAQKRLDTIMEQMKATEGVTEELKCTRQMEWVQRCNNIHNRAEEIVLYEMIYS
- a CDS encoding helix-turn-helix domain-containing protein translates to MHISYKPLWHTLLERDMRKEDLRLAAGMTTNMIANMSKEGKHISMDTLARICETLNCEITDVIELVPDEPASTGGKEHERIETKNNGKRN
- a CDS encoding Maff2 family mobile element protein, which gives rise to MAFFSSAINILQTLVVAIGAGLGVWGVINLMEGYGNDNPGAKSQGIKQFMAN
- a CDS encoding VirD4-like conjugal transfer protein, CD1115 family — protein: MMREKLQKIQIKRLVILNLPYFFIFYVADKGSWLYRHCLGESMVQRLGVMLVNFRLAFLSWLPSIALQDLTVGVLAAGALKLVVYYRSKNAKKFRQGVEYGSARWGNRKDIEPFMDPVFENNVILTETERLTMNSRPKAPKYARNKNVIVIGGSGSGKTRFYVKPNLMQMTDHVSYVVTDPKGTIIVECGKMLVNGGYRIKVLNTINFKKSMHYNPFHYIRSEKDILKLVNTIIANTKGEGEKSTEDFWVKAERLLYSALIGYIWYEAPEEEQNFSTLLEFINASETREDDEEFKNAVDELFEELEAENPEHFAVRQYRKYKLAAGKTAKSILISCGARLAPFDIQELREIMSYDEMELDMIGDQRTAMFVIISDTDDTFNFVVAIMYTQLFNLLCDKADDEHGGRLPYHVRLLLDEFSNIGQIPKFDKLIATIRSREISASIILQSQSQLKTIYKDAAETITGNCDTVLFLGGKESSTLKEISETLGKETIDLYNTSDTRGSNRSYGLNYQKTGKELMSRDELAVMDGEKCILQLRGVRPFLSNKYDITKHKRYKELADFNKNNAFDVEKYLAHRLVMSKDTEFEMYEVTVTQEDVSAIEAEEGED